A part of Mustela erminea isolate mMusErm1 chromosome 9, mMusErm1.Pri, whole genome shotgun sequence genomic DNA contains:
- the BLID gene encoding LOW QUALITY PROTEIN: BH3-like motif-containing cell death inducer (The sequence of the model RefSeq protein was modified relative to this genomic sequence to represent the inferred CDS: deleted 2 bases in 1 codon; substituted 1 base at 1 genomic stop codon) — MVAFAGSQESPFYXILETQTVPCTAWLGQASGGSIYPEAEWTLFLATKIVASFNKETKLPKETMFPPTRYNLGSSAMGWWWGGLAVLGNVLQRLSYLTRIQTALLHNSSC; from the exons GAAGCCAGGAAAGCCCTTTCTATTAGATCTTGGAAACTCAGACTGTGCCTTGTACTGCCTGGCTAGGACAAGCTTCTGGAGGTTCCATTTATCCAGAGGCAGAATGGACCCTCTTCCTTGCTACT AAAATTGTTGCCAGTTTCAACAAAGAGACTAAACTACCTAAGGAAACAATGTTTCCTCCTACAAGGTACAATCTTGGCTCCTCCGCCAtgggttggtggtggggggggttggcTGTTCTTGGAAATGTACTCCAGAGACTTTCTTATTTAACCAGGATTCAAACTGCATTGCTACATAATTCCTCCTGCTGA